A stretch of the Panicum virgatum strain AP13 chromosome 9N, P.virgatum_v5, whole genome shotgun sequence genome encodes the following:
- the LOC120691556 gene encoding protein ABERRANT POLLEN TRANSMISSION 1 isoform X2, which produces MSKLDLKFLPKDHGLSINNEIGSISLRCTRLQPQDGFGESTTHLRLETAVTEIHLLMDGATSVLEVAKISTVVSANIPTQPALPVQAEVDVKISGFQCNLIMSRIKPLIRINSDKKKPPVAHESPQQEKAPKEKLALAWACTLSAPDLTIVLHSLDDVPLYHCIQSINVSASKLVDQGTRLHVKLGELKLLFACKRLQSMNESISGSLLHISRSTLDLEQKDPGKDNGEDHAKSSISVNISGIRMYFCFYYLESLCANAMSYKVFLKSILPPKKRSVQENAPQKSSKKTKGAQLIKINVAQCFVMYDGDMRLEDMTIADPKRVNFGSQGGRVVIINEDNGSPRMAYVNSTSLPDHKNVHFSTSLEISQVCVSLNKAKHSMQVELEKFRVTHKEDQLDNKPVEETKLLDVRKAKFVQRSGGQNDAAACSLINVTDIAIRWEPDPYLELLEVATRLKAVLYRMKLQNSVAEVKDDTLSMDIPAKKEDIGQQEKAQKKRESVIAVDLESLKISGEFADGVEAMVQVGSIFSENAKIGVLIEALAVSFCDAWIFKSSRMQLSRIPISVSDSHPDKKLQSAAVCDWVIQCRDANICLPFRLQLRAIDDAVEDTLRAFKLISAAKTSVLFPEKKSSATSSSSSKKKSKSVAFRYVRIIVRDLIAEIEEEPIQGWLDEHISLMKNVFSESAVRLNLLDELALGQNKDSPKAKLDTSASEKNNDCPEADADVPGIHSIEKLREEIYRQAFQSYYQACQKLPISEGSGACSSGFQSGFKMSTRRASVMSVHAKDIDVSLSKIDGGDEGMISFIKSVDPVCAKNDIPFSRLYGSNFTLKTRSLSAYLRDYAFPLFAGTSGKCDGRLVLGQQATTFQPQVRQDVYVGKWWRVNLLRSATGYTPPMKTYADIPLHFKKGEVSFGVGYEPVFADISYAFTVALRRANLAKRWFFERPEPPRRERSLPWWDDMRNYIHGRFNLSFTETEWHLPASTNPYEKHDQMLITSGYMEICYVDGYVSLSSKSLKVYITSLESLAKKTSLEIPHHPAIPFLETPTFFMDISIQWGCDSGNPMDHFIFALPAEGKPRDKVFDPFRSTSLSLKWSFSLKPSTTETIEHQRKSDVHTNDSPTVNVGAHDLVWLARWWNLLFLPPHKLRLFSRFPRFGVPRFVRSGNLPLDRVMTEQCIRFDSILLKINNMPLQPDDPAKGLTLHFTKFRIEIAFSRGKQIFTFDCKREPLDLVYQGIDLHLVKVFLNRIPEPSTSKDSKAENKSTKDRDSPGCEKGKMKTSSTEKSRDDGFFLHSDYFTIRKQTPKADAARLSAWQEDGRKKSEMPLIKSEFDGGDESDHEQSGSDDEGFNVVVADSCQRVFVHGLKILWNLENRAAILSWVGGLTQAVQPPKPSPSRQYTQRKILEKKQLIKEAEMPKDGALNSVSSASQPSEPQQIKSSESPPSNGSSKSDLTPSGETALKPSNNSDAEEEGTRHFMVNVVQPQFNLHSEEANGRFLLAAGSGRVLVRSFHSIVQVGQEMFEKAIGSSNVATSGSGPEMTWSRVELSIMLEHVQAHVAPTDVDPGAGIQWLPKIHRRSSEVKRTGALLERVFMPCQMYLRFTRHKGGTPELKVKPLKELAFNSPDITAGMTSRQFQVMMDVLTNLLFARTPRKTKSNLSYPLDNDDDDIEEASDAVVPDGVEEVELAKIGVELKERARKLLLDDIRALSTGVESSHDQSPSPKADDATWIVTGSRLMLVKQLKKGLVNVRIGRKEAYSTLRIAMQKAAQLRLAEKEKNKSPSCAMRVSTRINKIVWSMLADGKSFAEAEINDMIFDFDRDYKDIGIAQLTTKLFVLRNGLANAKSDTVLAPWNPPSEWGKNAMLRVNARQGAPTGGNSVIESFLVDIYPLKIYLTEAMYRMMWGYFFPGDEQQPQKRQELFKVSTTAGTRRKKSTSNVETNSPNNQSSKESTFTQKPELRRTSSFDRTWEETVAESVANELVSQMQGQSNAQSESQDAVKDSKLLRPVRSTREDKKIVEPNEVKQTRPQKLMDFRNIKISQVELLLTYEGLPFAVSDVRLLMDTFHREDFTGTWPRLFSRVKKHIVWGVLKSVTGMQGKKFKAKSTSQKEPSAALISASDFNLSDSDGDDAGNSDQLPAFLKKPSDGAGDGFATSVKGLFNSQKKKAKAFVLKTMKGEAEHDFHGERSENEIEFSPFARQLTITKTKKLIRRHTKKLNKSKVHKNSATEQEVLPPRAPAGYNTDSSDSSSAETSPKD; this is translated from the exons ATGTCCAAACTGGATCTGAAGTTTTTGCCCAAAGATCATGGCCTCTCAATCAACAATGAAATTGGTAGCATATCTTTGAGATGTACAAGGTTACAACCACAAGATGGCTTCGGAGAGAGCACAACACATCTCCGGTTGGAAACTGCCGTAACGGAGATTCAT CTTCTAATGGATGGCGCGACCTCAGTATTAGAGGTTGCAAAAATTTCAACAGTAGTTTCAGCTAACATTCCCACTCAG CCAGCATTGCCAGTTCAAGCTGAAGTAGATGTCAAGATTAGTGGGTTCCAATGTAATCTCATTATGAGCAGAATTAAGCCACTGATTAGAATTAACTCAGATAAAAAGAAGCCCCCTGTTGCCCATGAGAGTCCTCAACAAGAGAAGGCACCTAAAGAAAAATTAGCATTGGCTTGGGCATGTACACTGTCGGCTCCTGACTTGACTATTGTGCTTCACAGTCTTGATGATGTACCTCTTTACCAT TGTATTCAATCAATTAATGTTTCTGCAAGTAAGTTGGTAGACCAAGGAACTCGATTGCATGTCAAGCTTGGTGAACTGAAATTGCTTTTTGCTTGCAAACGCCTACAGTCGATGAATGAAAGCATCTCAGGCTCCTTACTGCACATTAGCCGTTCAACTCTTGATCTGGAGCAAAAGGACCCAGGCAAAGATAATGGTGAAGACCATGCTAAATCCTCTATCTCTGTTAATATATCTGGAATCAGAATGTACTTCTGTTTTTACTATCTCGAGTCACTTTGTGCCAATGCAATGTCCTACAAAGTGTTTCTGAAAAGTATTTTGCCTCCTAAGAAACGATCTGTCCAGGAGAATGCTCCTCAAAAGTCTAGCAAGAAAACTAAAGGAGCACAGCTTATCAAAATCAATGTTGCACAGTGCTTTGTTATGTATGATGGTGATATGAGGCTGGAAGATATGACTATAGCCGATCCAAAGCGTGTAAACTTTGGATCTCAGGGTGGTCGTGTTgtaatcatcaatgaagataaTGGTTCCCCAAGGATGGCCTATGTAAATTCTACTAGCCTTCCGGATCATAAGAATGTTCACTTCTCCACTTCTCTAGAGATTTCTCAGGTCTGTGTGTCTTTGAATAAGGCAAAGCACTCCATGCAGGTTGAACTTGAGAAGTTCAGAGTGACACATAAAGAGGATCAGCTTGACAATAAACCTGTAGAGGAGACCAAGCTGTTGGATGTGCGTAAAGCAAAGTTTGTCCAGCGTTCTGGTGGGCAAAATGATGCTGCAGCCTGCTCTCTCATCAATGTGACTGACATTGCAATCAGGTGGGAGCCTGATCCCTATCTGGAACTGCTTGAAGTGGCCACACGACTTAAAGCAGTTCTGTATAGGATGAAACTCCAGAATTCTGTTGCTGAGGTGAAAGATGATACATTAAGCATGGATATCCCAGCAAAAAAGGAAGACATTGGCCAGCAAGAAAAGGCACAAAAGAAACGAGAATCAGTTATTGCCGTCGATTTGGAATCGTTGAAAATTTCAGGTGAATTTGCTGATGGGGTTGAAGCAATGGTTCAAGTAGGATCCATATTTTCTGAGAATGCAAAGATAGGTGTTTTGATCGAGGCACTAGCGGTCAGTTTTTGTGATGCATGGATATTCAAAAGCAGTCGCATGCAGTTGTCTCGTATCCCGATTTCTGTTTCTGATAGCCATCCTGATAAGAAGTTACAATCTGCAGCTGTATGTGATTGGGTTATTCAATGCCGTGATGCTAATATTTGCTTGCCATTTAGGTTGCAACTAAGAGCTATAGATGATGCTGTAGAAGACACATTGCGGGCCTTCAAACTTATTTCTGCAGCAAAAACATCTGTTTTATTTCCCGAGAAGAAATCTAGCGCcaccagcagcagtagcagcaaaaAGAAATCAAAATCAGTGGCTTTTCGGTATGTGCGGATCATCGTGCGTGATCTGATAGCAGAAATTGAGGAAGAGCCCATACAAGGATGGCTTGATGAGCATATCAGTTTAATGAAGAATGTATTTTCTGAGTCCGCAGTCAGGTTGAATCTACTTGATGAGCTTGCTTTAGGCCAAAATAAGGATTCCCCCAAGGCAAAACTGGATACCTCTGCTTCTGAAAAAAACAATGATTGCCCTGAAGCCGATGCTGATGTGCCTGGCATACACTCCATTGAAAAACTCAGAGAAGAGATATACAGACAGGCATTCCAGTCATATTACCAAGCATGTCAGAAATTGCCAATCTCAGAAGGATCAGGTGCATGTTCAAGTGGCTTCCAGTCAGGATTCAAGATGAGCACCCGTAGAGCATCAGTTATGTCCGTACATGCAAAAGATATTGATGTGAGCCTATCAAAGATTGATGGGGGCGATGAAGGAATGATTAGTTTTATTAAATCTGTAGATCCAGTTTGTGCCAAAAATGATATCCCATTTTCCCGTTTGTATGGCAGCAATTTTACTTTGAAAACTAGATCTTTATCTGCTTATTTGAGAGACTATGCATTTCCACTCTTTGCTGGAACCTCTGGTAAATGTGATGGCCGCCTTGTGCTGGGTCAGCAG GCAACCACTTTTCAGCCCCAAGTTCGACAGGATGTCTATGTTGGCAAATGGTGGAGAGTAAATCTGCTCCGCTCTGCAACTGGTTATACCCCACCAATGAAAACATATGCTGACATACCATTGCATTTTAAAAAAGGGGAAGTGTCATTTGGAGTTGGCTACGAGCCAGTTTTCGCTGATATAAGCTATGCTTTTACTGTTGCACTCCGGAGGGCAAATTTAGCTAAGAGGTGGTTCTTTGAGCGTCCTGAACCCCCAAGAAGAGAGCGCAGCTTACCCTGGTGGGATGATATGAGAAACTATATTCATGGCAGATTTAACTTGAGTTTTACTGAGACAGAATGGCATCTCCCTGCTTCAACAAACCCTTATGAAAAGCATGATCAAATGCTAATCACATCTGGCTATATGGAAATATGTTATGTGGATGGTTATGTCAGTCTGTCTTCGAAGTCTCTAAAGGTGTACATAACTAGCTTAGAGAGTCTAGCCAAGAAGACTAGTTTAGAAATCCCACATCATCCAGCTATACCTTTCCTTGAAACCCCTACCTTTTTCATGGATATTTCAATACAGTGGGGATGTGATTCAGGTAACCCTATGGATCATTTTATATTTGCTCTTCCTGCTGAGGGAAAACCACGGGATAAAGTTTTTGATCCATTCCGCTCAACTTCTCTGTCACTGAAGTGGAGTTTTTCACTTAAGCCTTCAACAACAGAAACCATAGAACATCAGCGAAAGAGTGATGTGCATACAAATGATTCTCCGACCGTGAATGTAGGGGCTCATGATTTGGTCTGGCTAGCAAGGTGGTGGAACTTACTTTTTCTTCCTCCCCACAAATTAAGATTGTTTTCCAGGTTTCCACGTTTTGGAGTTCCTAGATTTGTACGGTCTGGAAACCTCCCACTTGATAGAGTTATGACTGAACAGTGCATTCGTTTTGATTCCATTTTGTTGAAGATTAACAACATGCCTCTACAGCCAGATGATCCTGCTAAGGGTTTGACACTACACTTCACAAAGTTTAGGATTGAAATAGCTTTCAGCCGTGGGAAGCAGATATTTACCTTTGATTGCAAGCgtgaacctcttgatcttgtcTACCAGGGCATAGATCTGCACTTGGTGAAAGTATTTCTTAACAGAATTCCTGAACCATCAACTTCAAAGGATTCTAAGGCAGAAAATAAGAGTACAAAAGATAGAGATAGTCCTGGTTGTGAAAAGGGCAAAATGAAAACTAGTTCTACTGAGAAAAGCAGGGATGATGGATTTTTTCTGCATTCTGATTATTTCACAATACGAAAACAAACTCCCAAGGCTGATGCTGCTAGATTATCAGCATGGCAGGAAGATGGCAGGAAAAAATCTGAAATGCCATTAATCAAGTCTGAGTTTGATGGGGGTGATGAAAGTGATCATGAGCAATCAGGCAGTGACGACGAGGGATTCAATGTTGTGGTGGCTGATAGTTGCCAGAGAGTTTTTGTCCATGGACTAAAAATTTTATGGAATTTAGAAAACAGAGCTGCTATCCTCTCCTGGGTTGGTGGTTTAACTCAAGCAGTTCAGCCTCCGAAACCATCTCCGTCTCGCCAATACACCCAAAGAAAGATTCTTGAGAAGAAACAGTTAATTAAAGAAGCTGAGATGCCGAAGGATGGTGCTCTTAACTCTGTGTCCTCAGCATCACAGCCTTCAGAACCTCAACAGATCAAAAGTTCAGAGTCACCACCTTCCAATGGGTCCAGCAAGTCAGATCTGACACCAAGTGGTGAAACTG CACTTAAGCCTTCGAATAATAGCGATGCTGAAGAGGAAGGTACAAGGCATTTCATGGTTAATGTTGTGCAACCTCAGTTCAATTTGCATTCAGAAGAAGCAAAT GGTAGGTTTCTGCTAGCTGCCGGTAGTGGGCGGGTCTTGGTTCGCTCATTTCATTCAATTGTGCAAGTTGGTCAAGAAATGTTTGAGAAAGCAATTGGTTCCAGCAATGTTGCGACCAGTGGGTCTGGGCCAGAAATGACCTGGTCACGTGTGGAGCTCTCTATCATGTTGGAGCATGTTCAGGCTCATGTTGCGCCCACCGATGTTGATCCAGGTGCTGGTATTCAGTGGCTGCCAAAAATACACCGCAGGTCATCTGAAGTTAAACGAACTGGTGCTTTACTTGAAAGGGTATTTATGCCGTGCCAAATGTATCTCCGCTTTACACGGCACAAGGGAGGAACCCCTGAACTGAAG GTTAAGCCACTGAAAGAGCTAGCATTTAACTCACCAGATATAACTGCTGGTATGACATCACGTCAGTTTCAAGTTATGATGGATGTATTGACTAATCTTCTCTTTGCAAGAACTCCAAG AAAAACGAAGAGTAATCTAAGCTATCCCCTGGACAATGATGATGACGACATTGAAGAAGCATCTGATGCAGTTGTACCTGATGGGGTTGAGGAGGTAGAATTAGCAAAGATTGGTGTTGAACTAAAAGAAAGAGCACGAAAGCTACTGCTTGATGATATCCGAGCCTTGTCTACTGGTGTTGAATCATCTCATGATCAGAGTCCGTCACCAAAGGCTGATGATGCTACTTGGATTGTTACTGGTTCAAGGCTAATGCTG GTCAAACAACTGAAGAAAGGGCTCGTGAATGTCCGGATTGGTAGGAAAGAGGCATATTCTACACTAAGAATTGCTATGCAGAAAGCTGCACAGTTGAGGTTggcagaaaaggaaaagaataaAAGCCCTTCATGCGCCATGAGAGTTTCAACGAGGATAAACAAGATTGTTTGGAGCATGTTAGCAGATGGAAAATCTTTTGCTGAAGCTGAAATAAATGATATG ATTTTTGATTTCGACCGGGACTACAAAGATATTGGCATCGCGCAGTTGACAACCAAGCTGTTTGTCCTTAGAAATGGACTTGCTAATGCAAAATCAGATACTGTTCTGGCACCATGGAACCCACCTTCTGAATGGGGCAA GAATGCAATGCTTCGTGTTAATGCCCGGCAGGGCGCTCCAACTGGTGGAAATTCAGTTATCGAGAGTTTTCTA GTAGACATCTATCCacttaaaatttatttgactGAAGCAATGTACAGAATGATGTGGGGATATTTTTTCCCTGGAGATGAACAGCAACCACAAAAGCGACAG GAGCTTTTCAAGGTCTCCACTACAGCAGGAACAAGACGAAAGAAAAGCACTTCTAATGTGGAGACAAACAGTCCCAATAACCAGTCATCAAAAGAATCTACATTTACACAGAAGCCTGAACTTCGAAGGACATCTTCATTTGACAGAACATGGGAGGAAACAGTTGCTGAGTCTGTAGCTAATGAACTTGTTTCACAGATGCAGGGTCAATCAAATGCCCAATCTGAATCTCAAGATGCTGTTAAGGATTCCAAGTTATTACGTCCTGTTCGTTCTACTCGTGAGGATAAGAAAATTGTGGAGCCTAATGAGGTGAAGCAAACAAGACCTCAAAAACTGATGGACTTCCGCAACATAAAGATAAGCCAG